The following DNA comes from bacterium.
CCTATCAGGCGAAACCGGCAATCGCGTATTTCGACTCTTCCATCAACAGGATCAAGTTCGTCGCCGCGCTCGATACAGCGGGAACCATGTGGGCGGCGCCAGAAGTCGTTGCGCAGGAAGAGGCGGAGCACCTGTCGCTTGCGATAATCGCCGGCAGGCCGGCGCTCGCGTACTACGATCCGCTCCAACTCGACCTGCGGTTCGTCGTACTTTACTGACGATCCCGCGGCGCCGCGCTTATAATTCAATCCCTTGAAAGATTCAATCAAAACGTTTCGCGAAACTCCGGGCGCGGGATCGGGATTGCACGTAGATCTGTACGAGATTACGATGGCCGCGGGGTATTATTTCAGCGGCCGCGCCGATGAAATCGCCCACTTCGAGCTGTTCATCCGGGGAGGCGGGCCTAATCGAATCCACGCGCGAAATTACTACGTATACGCCGGGCTGGAAGCCGCCCTGGATTTCATCCGCGGGTGGGGATTTTCGGACGACGACGTCCGCTATTTGAAAAACCTGCCGGCCCTTTCGCACCTGGACGATTCGTTTTTTTCGCTCCTGCGGGGGCTCGAATTCACGGGCGACGTTTTTTCGTTCCCGGAAGGCAGCGTCGTTTTCCCTGACGAGCCGATATTGCGCGTCCGCGCTCCGATAATCCAGGCGCAGCTTTTGGAAACCGCGCTTTTGGCGATAGTCAACCACCAGACCACGATCGCCACCAAGGCGGCCCGCGTCGCGCATGCCGCGCGCGGGCGCGCCGTCGCGGAGTTCGGCGCGAGGCGCGCGCACGGTTTGGGCGCGGCGGAGTGGGGCGCACGCGCGGCTTATATCGGAGGCTGCGCGTCCACATCGAATTGCGCGGCCGGACGACGGTTCGGCATCCCTGTGGTCGGCACGCTAGCCCACTCGTGGATAATGAGCTTCGAAAGCGAGCAAGAGGCGTTCGAAGCCTACGCCGGGGTGTTTCCGGACGGCATTGTTTTGCTGATAGACACTTACGACACGCTGGAAGGCGCGAAGCTCGCCGCCGGATTCGGAGCGAAGCTGAAGGGCGTGAGGCTGGACAGCGGCGACATCGCCGCGCTCTCGAAGGAAGTGCGCGGGATACTTGACGCGGGGGGGGCGAAGCAGGCGATCATCTTCGCCAGCGGAGACCTGAACGAAGACAAGATTTCGTCGCTTATCGAAGGCGGCGCGCCCGTGGACGCGTTCGGAGTGGGAACGGATTTGATAACAAGCCGCGACCTTCCCGCGCTGGGCGGAGTTTACAAGCTTGTCGCGCTCGAAAATCCGCTCACCGGCGAAATGGAATACAAACGCAAGCTTTCGCGCGACAAGGCCACGCTTCCCGGCCCGAAGCAGGTGGGACGCTCAACTGACGCGGACGGTTTTTATGCGGCGGACTTGTTGCTTCTTTATGGCGAGGAGCCGCCGCAGGGTTATGCGCCGCAGCATGTCAAAGTTCTGGAGAACGGCCGAGCTTTGCTCGAACCTCCCGTCACAGCCGAAGTCCGCGAACGCGCCATGGGCGAGCTGGCCAAGCTTCCGCCGCGTCTTCACGAGCGGTCCGCGCAGCCTTACCCGGTCGAGATGGGCGCCGCGTTGGCAAGGCTAGTGGCCGACGGGGTTGGCTGTTAAAGGGAAGTGAAGTAATATTTCCGGCGGTGAAGTGAAGATGAAGCCGATTTACATAGACATCGACACCCAACATGATTTTATGGACTCGGACGGAGCGCTTAGCGTGCCCGGCGCGGCCAAGCTTGTGCCGAACATCGCCCGGTTGTACGCGGCTGCAAGGGAACGCGGCATACCGGTGATTGCAACCATGGACGCGCACTCGCAAAACGATCCGGAGTTCGAGGAGTACGGCTTTCCGCCGCACTGCGTGAGGGGCACCCACGGCCAGGAAAAGATTCCCGCGACGATCGGAATGAAAAACTCGCTTATCACGCGCGAGGGAACGGGGGAACTGTCGTATTTGCCGCCTCAGGTGATAATCGAAAAAGTCGCGTTCAGCGTTTTCACCAATCCGCACGCGGAAAACCTGATACTTCGCCGGGTGCCGCAGCTTGCGGGCATAACTCCCGGCGAGGCCGCGTACGTGGTGTTCGGCGTCGCGACGGACTATTGCGTCAAGGCGGCGGCTATTGGGCTGGCGGAGCGCGGAGCGAAGGTTTTCGTGGTCGAGGATGCGATCGCGCCGGTAGAGGAAGAATCGGGGAAAAGCGCGGTGGATGAAATGAAATCCGCGGGCGTGGTTTTTATAAGCACGGACGAAGCATTGTCCCTGGGAACCGAAGAGTAAGTCCTTCAGCCCCGTCGCCGTCGCGCCAAGCCAAAGCGGAAGCGGATTACTTTTTGCCGAACGGCCAAAAACCCTTTTTGGCGCCGCCCCTTTCGCCCTCGATCTGCGCGACCAACTGCTCGGCGTTGAGGTTGCGCCACTGCTGCTCTTTGAGACAGGCAAGCACGTGATCCTTCAACGCCGGCTTGGGCTTGCCAAGCAGGTCGGTGAACTGCATCCCGGATGCGATCGCGCCTTTGAAGTTGCTGTCGCGTATGAAAACTATCTGGCCGCGGAACGCGACCTTGTCGAAACGCGCGTTGACGAACTGGCACTTCTGGATTTTTTTCGGATTCTGTATGACCGCGCCGGTGAAGTTGGCGCCCGTGAAGTTGCATTCGGTGAACTCGCAATCGTAAAAAACCGTTCCCTGAAGGTTGGCGCCAGTCAGGTTGCAGGAGCGGAAATTGATTTTTTCAAGGACGGTGTCCGAAATATTGGCGCCGCTCAACTCCACGTCGTACAGGTCGAGGTTGTCCGTCTCCACTCCGATTTGGGTTTTCCCGCCGTTGGACGGCCGCCCCAGCCATTCCCTCAGATCGGCGTTGGACCAGTTCAGGCGTATCCGGCTGGAGTGAATCGCGTAGTATTTCTCGATAAGGCGCTTGAACTCCGCGCGATCCTTGAGAAGTTTCAAAAATTCTTCGTCGCTGAAGGACGTGTCGCTCGAGCGCTTCCTCACTCCTTCCTCGCTCGACCACGG
Coding sequences within:
- the pncB gene encoding nicotinate phosphoribosyltransferase, with translation MAAGYYFSGRADEIAHFELFIRGGGPNRIHARNYYVYAGLEAALDFIRGWGFSDDDVRYLKNLPALSHLDDSFFSLLRGLEFTGDVFSFPEGSVVFPDEPILRVRAPIIQAQLLETALLAIVNHQTTIATKAARVAHAARGRAVAEFGARRAHGLGAAEWGARAAYIGGCASTSNCAAGRRFGIPVVGTLAHSWIMSFESEQEAFEAYAGVFPDGIVLLIDTYDTLEGAKLAAGFGAKLKGVRLDSGDIAALSKEVRGILDAGGAKQAIIFASGDLNEDKISSLIEGGAPVDAFGVGTDLITSRDLPALGGVYKLVALENPLTGEMEYKRKLSRDKATLPGPKQVGRSTDADGFYAADLLLLYGEEPPQGYAPQHVKVLENGRALLEPPVTAEVRERAMGELAKLPPRLHERSAQPYPVEMGAALARLVADGVGC
- a CDS encoding cysteine hydrolase; this translates as MKMKPIYIDIDTQHDFMDSDGALSVPGAAKLVPNIARLYAAARERGIPVIATMDAHSQNDPEFEEYGFPPHCVRGTHGQEKIPATIGMKNSLITREGTGELSYLPPQVIIEKVAFSVFTNPHAENLILRRVPQLAGITPGEAAYVVFGVATDYCVKAAAIGLAERGAKVFVVEDAIAPVEEESGKSAVDEMKSAGVVFISTDEALSLGTEE
- a CDS encoding DnaJ domain-containing protein; this translates as MATLNYYQILGLKTDATPDEIREAFRKLMRKYHPDLSELPREEATIKSAEINEAYRVLSDPKKRADYDNLLRLRGEKVITYKQEPKHDEPKIGKDPGGKDSPEPWSSEEGVRKRSSDTSFSDEEFLKLLKDRAEFKRLIEKYYAIHSSRIRLNWSNADLREWLGRPSNGGKTQIGVETDNLDLYDVELSGANISDTVLEKINFRSCNLTGANLQGTVFYDCEFTECNFTGANFTGAVIQNPKKIQKCQFVNARFDKVAFRGQIVFIRDSNFKGAIASGMQFTDLLGKPKPALKDHVLACLKEQQWRNLNAEQLVAQIEGERGGAKKGFWPFGKK